A window from Herbaspirillum sp. meg3 encodes these proteins:
- a CDS encoding HDOD domain-containing protein yields the protein MTNFIDPTDFETLKQDDTLPSPSGVRLNIMRMCRQEDVSLPELVTQIQTDPLLAGRIIKIGNGASINKGRPIVAISKDVLLMIGLHAVRQLALAISLTAERRDDGCPGFDYSGFWARTVAMACASQALAEYYGDAPPSEMFASGLLANIGRLGLASARPEAYSALLSDDLDPEQLRTAEKTRFGYHHLDLAAAMMQDWDIPRLFCEAVLHHEAPEQAGLDDESRQLRLAQMLHVAGAVADYCVAAEPNRPAALQALLNAGLPLAGEVDHVIAICDRTARDWVEWGSMIKISTHAMPPTRDVMQQLLEQPE from the coding sequence ATGACTAACTTCATTGATCCCACCGATTTCGAGACGCTTAAACAGGACGACACTTTGCCGTCGCCCAGCGGCGTTCGTCTGAATATCATGCGCATGTGCAGGCAGGAAGACGTTTCCTTGCCGGAACTAGTGACACAGATTCAGACCGACCCTTTGCTTGCCGGGCGGATCATCAAGATCGGCAATGGTGCTTCGATCAACAAGGGACGGCCGATCGTCGCCATCAGCAAGGACGTCTTGCTGATGATCGGCTTGCATGCCGTGCGCCAACTGGCGCTGGCAATTTCGCTGACGGCCGAGCGGCGTGATGACGGCTGTCCGGGTTTTGACTACAGCGGGTTCTGGGCGCGCACGGTGGCGATGGCCTGTGCGTCGCAAGCCCTCGCGGAATACTATGGCGACGCACCGCCGAGCGAGATGTTCGCCAGCGGTCTGTTGGCCAATATCGGTCGGCTTGGTTTGGCATCGGCACGTCCGGAAGCCTATTCGGCGCTGCTGAGCGACGATCTTGATCCCGAACAACTGCGCACTGCGGAAAAGACACGTTTCGGCTATCACCATCTTGATCTGGCGGCGGCAATGATGCAGGACTGGGATATTCCTCGCTTGTTTTGCGAAGCCGTATTGCATCACGAAGCGCCGGAGCAGGCAGGACTTGATGACGAGTCGCGCCAGTTGCGACTGGCGCAGATGCTGCACGTGGCAGGCGCGGTGGCCGACTATTGCGTCGCCGCCGAACCGAACCGGCCGGCGGCGTTGCAGGCTTTGCTCAATGCCGGATTACCCTTGGCAGGAGAAGTCGATCACGTGATCGCCATTTGCGATCGCACTGCCCGCGACTGGGTCGAATGGGGATCGATGATCAAGATTTCGACGCACGCCATGCCGCCCACGCGTGACGTGATGCAGCAATTGCTGGAACAGCCCGAATAA
- a CDS encoding DMT family transporter produces the protein MKNKGQGKILIGVGNGVAAGAFWGLVFLAPQVLGNFSALQLSAARYLAYGLVAVLLLLPRWRILMPRLGRDEWIALVYLSFLGNILYYLFLASAVQWAGGASTSLIIGLLPVVVSVTGARDEGALKLSALLPPMGLCLFGVGLVGMEALSAESAKGDLATRAAGLLCGLGALVSWSIYSVRNSRWLARRPDISSHDWSLLTGIVTGALALALVIPAFAHGTGGHDGADWLRFWGVAATVAIFASVVGNAFWNRASRLLPLTLSGQMIIFETLFALLYGFLWEQRLPTRLELLAIVCLVSGVLWCASLHREPEAATVKA, from the coding sequence ATGAAAAACAAAGGACAAGGCAAGATTCTCATTGGCGTAGGCAACGGCGTCGCCGCGGGCGCGTTCTGGGGGCTGGTGTTTTTGGCGCCGCAGGTGCTGGGTAATTTCAGCGCACTGCAATTGTCGGCGGCGCGCTATCTGGCTTACGGTCTGGTCGCGGTTCTTCTATTGCTACCTCGCTGGCGCATCCTGATGCCACGCCTTGGCCGCGATGAATGGATCGCGCTGGTCTATCTGAGTTTTCTGGGCAATATCCTCTACTACCTCTTCCTTGCCAGCGCCGTGCAATGGGCGGGAGGCGCCTCGACCTCGCTGATCATTGGCCTGTTGCCTGTGGTGGTGAGCGTAACCGGTGCCCGTGACGAAGGCGCACTCAAGCTGAGCGCTTTGTTACCACCGATGGGGCTATGCCTGTTCGGCGTCGGTCTGGTCGGCATGGAGGCGTTGTCGGCAGAATCTGCCAAAGGCGACCTTGCCACGCGTGCTGCGGGTTTGCTGTGCGGCTTGGGCGCGCTGGTGTCGTGGTCGATCTATTCGGTGCGCAACAGTCGATGGCTGGCGCGCCGCCCCGATATTTCCTCGCATGACTGGTCATTGCTGACCGGTATCGTCACCGGTGCGCTGGCGTTGGCGTTGGTCATTCCCGCGTTTGCACATGGCACCGGAGGGCATGACGGCGCCGACTGGTTGCGCTTCTGGGGTGTGGCGGCGACCGTGGCGATCTTCGCGTCGGTGGTCGGCAATGCCTTCTGGAATCGTGCCAGCCGCTTGCTGCCCTTGACGCTGAGCGGGCAGATGATCATCTTCGAAACCTTGTTTGCGTTGCTTTATGGTTTTTTGTGGGAGCAACGTCTGCCGACCCGGCTGGAACTGCTGGCGATCGTCTGTCTGGTCAGCGGCGTGTTGTGGTGCGCGTCGCTGCATCGTGAGCCAGAGGCGGCAACGGTAAAGGCCTAG
- a CDS encoding YihY/virulence factor BrkB family protein, whose protein sequence is MNHQDNLRHAPIVQSPPASTVVPVSSASATSSQEKLSDSTKKIAAGAVALAAVSALGVLLLRKRKTPGKWNRTALPVAVQPAMRSRPRLQEKNDDASTLLHDLLPVLSGAVSLAASWRTKRQQDDQRAGDVAALAAAMQAGAEVSDPVREDKRLDPDVVKITPGNRWQIAWQLSRGAVNAWLDDFAPSMGAAIAYYTAFSIAPILIIAIAIAGMIFGKDAAQGEIVWQIRSIVGEEGAIAVQGLLRSVSVSSDGAIATTLSIITLAIGSTAVFAELQNALDRIWRTPAVARVNGIWALVRTRLLSFGLILGLGFMLMVSLVVSAGLAALGKWWGGWIEGWEVFMQVLNLLISFGVFTALFSAIYKFMPRADLSWHDVRIGAMSTTILFLIGKSLIGLYLGRTGMSSGFGAAGSFALLLAWIYYSAQIFLLGAEFTWIYANNFGSRVKHRSHMEAQEA, encoded by the coding sequence ATGAATCATCAGGATAATCTTCGACATGCGCCGATCGTGCAGTCACCACCGGCATCCACAGTGGTGCCTGTATCCTCGGCATCGGCAACATCATCGCAGGAGAAATTATCAGACAGCACAAAGAAAATAGCTGCCGGCGCAGTCGCTCTTGCCGCTGTCTCGGCACTTGGCGTGCTGCTGCTACGCAAGCGTAAAACACCCGGCAAGTGGAACCGCACCGCATTGCCTGTTGCTGTGCAGCCGGCAATGCGTTCGCGGCCACGATTGCAAGAAAAGAATGACGATGCATCCACCTTACTGCATGACCTGCTTCCGGTGTTGAGCGGCGCCGTGTCGCTTGCGGCGTCCTGGCGTACAAAACGTCAACAGGACGATCAGCGGGCTGGAGACGTTGCCGCGCTGGCTGCCGCGATGCAGGCCGGCGCCGAAGTCTCGGATCCTGTTCGCGAGGATAAAAGACTGGATCCCGATGTCGTCAAAATTACGCCCGGCAATCGTTGGCAGATCGCATGGCAATTGAGCCGCGGCGCAGTCAATGCCTGGCTGGATGATTTCGCGCCCAGCATGGGGGCCGCCATCGCCTATTACACGGCGTTCTCGATTGCGCCGATCCTGATCATCGCCATTGCCATCGCCGGAATGATCTTCGGCAAGGACGCTGCACAAGGCGAGATCGTCTGGCAGATTCGCAGCATCGTGGGCGAAGAGGGGGCGATTGCCGTACAGGGTTTGTTACGCTCGGTGAGTGTGTCTTCCGACGGCGCAATCGCCACCACGCTCAGTATCATCACGCTGGCGATCGGTTCCACGGCCGTCTTTGCCGAATTGCAAAACGCCCTTGACCGGATCTGGCGTACGCCTGCCGTTGCCAGGGTAAACGGCATCTGGGCCTTGGTACGCACGCGCTTACTGTCGTTCGGACTGATACTCGGCCTCGGCTTCATGCTGATGGTGTCGCTGGTCGTGAGTGCCGGGCTGGCCGCTTTGGGGAAATGGTGGGGTGGTTGGATCGAAGGCTGGGAGGTTTTCATGCAGGTGCTGAATCTGCTGATTTCCTTCGGTGTCTTTACGGCGCTATTTTCAGCCATTTACAAATTCATGCCGCGCGCCGATTTGTCCTGGCATGACGTGCGTATCGGCGCGATGTCGACGACCATCCTGTTTCTGATCGGCAAATCGCTGATTGGTTTGTATCTGGGGCGTACCGGGATGAGTTCCGGCTTTGGTGCTGCCGGATCATTTGCGTTGTTGCTGGCGTGGATTTATTACTCGGCCCAGATTTTTTTGCTGGGCGCAGAATTCACCTGGATCTACGCCAACAATTTCGGTTCGCGGGTCAAGCATCGGTCACACATGGAGGCTCAGGAGGCCTGA
- a CDS encoding FUSC family protein, with product MPLPLRYSAFTSLFLMLRRWASAFPLRNASLSEGLRAAFSAGTMLMLGEVLHNPQFSWAAIGAFLTCLADSAGTNRTRLASMGGFAVASTLAGMFAATLSGMGMPAGLLAIMCCAGIAGFARIYGAATGLVLMLAAGVSAILADFPVVLWPLQHSHVLIYFAGCAWAVCLGLTVWRIHPFAPARHAVARVYGALAELTRIVGSNTADLNFQDENAAQTRRHVRADIAAAKAALTAIAADRADSHSLYENLLIKLARADALLDCITVLGDLRLSSYATPSSRQRLGRVLQAMALLLGEIQHSLTTPRHNISDADDARAVLRLRQLIGRMPSRAAQSLKLPDLHDEAGLSVLADWKRTARKEPCRPALRDSVMDMLQVAASHLQTGSAEVRHALRCAVAAGATYLIVHLLELPFGYWATMATMLVMQPSIADSWSRSMERAVGSIVGGVLAVLLCLFIHSPLVLALLVFPLALLAMGLRPVSYGLYATFLTPVFVLVADVAGDPQQQLSNALLRAGNNVIGTVIAIAATYFLWPRRQEANLHHSLSQMISVNLAYLRSALDATHDATQMHGYRRAACVINIENGLLLQRLLRERELEGDGKQTSQKAHHARVSVALSRRLASAATHIWLHGRQDASHEALAQFDQWLDRMADLFARRLTVNASCSRLLHQRPVMRDMAQADAVETLCLLALAMYPELQRASEE from the coding sequence ATGCCGCTCCCTCTTCGCTATTCTGCTTTTACCAGCCTGTTCCTGATGCTACGACGCTGGGCGTCTGCATTTCCCTTGCGCAACGCCAGCCTGTCCGAAGGACTGCGCGCGGCATTCAGCGCAGGCACCATGCTGATGCTGGGCGAGGTGCTGCATAACCCGCAGTTTTCCTGGGCAGCCATTGGCGCCTTTCTCACCTGCCTGGCTGACAGTGCCGGGACAAACCGCACCCGCCTGGCGTCGATGGGCGGCTTTGCCGTCGCGTCGACGCTGGCGGGCATGTTCGCTGCGACCTTGTCCGGCATGGGTATGCCCGCAGGATTGCTGGCCATCATGTGCTGCGCCGGGATTGCCGGTTTCGCCCGCATCTATGGCGCGGCGACGGGTCTGGTGCTGATGCTGGCGGCCGGCGTATCGGCTATCCTTGCGGATTTTCCGGTGGTGCTGTGGCCGTTGCAACACAGTCATGTCCTGATCTACTTTGCCGGCTGCGCCTGGGCCGTCTGCCTTGGCCTGACCGTCTGGCGCATTCATCCCTTTGCACCGGCCCGGCATGCCGTAGCCCGCGTCTACGGCGCACTGGCCGAGCTGACGCGTATCGTCGGCAGCAATACCGCTGACCTGAATTTCCAGGACGAGAATGCTGCTCAGACACGACGCCACGTGCGCGCCGATATCGCAGCAGCAAAAGCCGCATTGACGGCCATTGCTGCGGATCGCGCAGATTCGCACTCGCTGTACGAAAACCTGCTGATCAAACTGGCCCGCGCCGATGCACTACTTGACTGCATCACCGTGCTCGGTGATCTGCGTTTGTCTTCCTACGCGACACCTTCATCGCGCCAGCGCCTGGGCCGCGTGCTGCAGGCCATGGCCTTGCTGCTGGGAGAAATCCAGCACAGCCTCACGACCCCGCGACACAACATCAGCGATGCTGACGACGCGCGCGCCGTTCTTCGTTTGCGCCAACTGATCGGCCGCATGCCATCGAGGGCAGCGCAATCACTGAAACTTCCTGACTTGCACGACGAGGCTGGCCTGTCCGTGCTGGCCGACTGGAAACGCACTGCGCGCAAAGAACCATGCCGACCGGCGTTACGCGACAGCGTCATGGACATGCTGCAGGTCGCCGCCTCACACTTGCAGACGGGTTCAGCCGAAGTACGGCATGCTCTGCGTTGCGCCGTCGCTGCCGGCGCGACCTATCTGATCGTGCATTTGCTGGAACTTCCGTTCGGCTATTGGGCCACGATGGCGACCATGCTGGTCATGCAACCCTCGATTGCAGACAGCTGGTCACGCAGCATGGAACGCGCCGTGGGCAGCATCGTCGGCGGCGTGCTGGCAGTGTTGCTATGCCTCTTTATCCATTCGCCGCTGGTGCTGGCCCTGCTGGTGTTTCCGCTGGCGCTGCTGGCAATGGGATTGCGTCCGGTCAGTTACGGCTTGTATGCGACCTTTTTGACACCGGTTTTTGTACTCGTTGCCGATGTCGCCGGCGATCCTCAGCAACAGTTGAGCAATGCTTTGCTACGCGCCGGCAACAATGTCATCGGCACCGTGATCGCCATTGCCGCAACCTACTTCTTGTGGCCTCGCCGGCAAGAGGCCAACTTGCATCACAGCCTGTCGCAGATGATCTCCGTCAATCTTGCGTATCTGCGCAGCGCACTGGATGCGACCCATGATGCGACGCAGATGCATGGTTACCGCCGCGCGGCCTGCGTCATCAATATCGAAAACGGTTTGCTACTGCAACGTCTGCTGCGCGAACGGGAGCTGGAAGGAGACGGCAAACAGACCTCTCAAAAGGCACATCACGCGCGCGTCAGCGTTGCGCTGTCGCGTCGACTGGCAAGTGCCGCCACGCATATCTGGCTGCATGGGAGACAAGATGCATCGCACGAGGCGCTTGCCCAATTTGACCAATGGCTGGATCGCATGGCGGATCTGTTTGCCCGCAGGCTGACGGTCAACGCATCGTGCTCACGGTTGCTGCATCAGCGCCCGGTGATGCGCGACATGGCGCAGGCCGATGCGGTAGAGACCTTATGTCTGCTGGCGCTGGCCATGTATCCGGAGTTGCAACGCGCAAGCGAAGAGTAA
- a CDS encoding AraC family transcriptional regulator, whose translation MAISHPLTFRTYGGDGVLHRHEHVQIVLPMQGEMEIEVDGRADKLDIARAAFVAPDTSHVQSASGKNRFLILDCDLADIGEDDAERLRLQTFLPIPAAVRRLLDFIDLSIGADRPVGQLPDTVARHCTPLLLDALAAMPQRASRLQALLRRIEAAPGRLWTAAAMARVANLSVSRLHALFKAELHQTPQEWLSDLRLRLVQEALVESDVPLAELALRAGYSDQSSLTRAMRRTTGLTPAAYRNQHRR comes from the coding sequence ATGGCAATTTCTCATCCCCTGACTTTTCGCACCTATGGCGGCGACGGCGTCCTGCATCGTCACGAGCACGTCCAGATAGTCTTGCCCATGCAGGGAGAAATGGAGATCGAGGTCGATGGCCGCGCCGACAAGCTCGACATTGCGCGTGCTGCTTTTGTGGCACCCGACACCAGCCATGTGCAATCCGCCAGCGGCAAGAATCGTTTCCTGATTCTCGATTGTGATCTCGCCGATATCGGCGAAGACGATGCTGAGCGCTTGCGGCTGCAAACTTTTTTGCCGATCCCGGCAGCAGTGCGGCGTCTTCTGGATTTCATCGATCTCAGCATTGGCGCCGACCGCCCCGTTGGTCAACTGCCCGATACGGTGGCGCGGCATTGCACGCCGCTGTTGCTTGATGCATTGGCTGCCATGCCGCAACGCGCATCGCGTTTGCAAGCCTTGTTGCGCCGGATCGAAGCTGCGCCGGGGCGACTCTGGACGGCGGCGGCGATGGCGCGTGTCGCCAATCTCAGCGTCAGCCGCCTGCATGCCTTGTTCAAGGCCGAGTTGCATCAGACGCCGCAAGAGTGGTTATCCGATCTGCGTCTGCGCCTGGTACAGGAAGCGCTGGTGGAATCCGATGTGCCACTGGCAGAACTGGCTTTGCGTGCCGGCTATTCGGATCAAAGTTCGCTGACGCGCGCCATGCGCCGTACGACCGGCCTGACGCCTGCCGCCTACCGCAACCAGCACCGCAGGTAA